In one Antennarius striatus isolate MH-2024 chromosome 1, ASM4005453v1, whole genome shotgun sequence genomic region, the following are encoded:
- the tradd gene encoding tumor necrosis factor receptor type 1-associated DEATH domain protein isoform X1 produces the protein MADKTVDCGPWTGCAVMFLQSLSPAVNLLSLYKDPQEGKFIIFKVIKLTLIDSAGGLGGYEILKVHDADPFLGVEVKFVDVGVCQQFLESYSSGAVHQSLSQHSCRLLALSQELRVETQLKASTHILDLHLDKLELCLQHIHLSQPERLCDEEIDRLEQLLKIQALRPAVQSPASTPEESQVPSNCFKFQNRVFEDRMLTAADVQSFSNGVGRQWKNVGRVLGKSCRALKGPAIDNLAYEYEREGLYEQAYQLLSRFIQAEGREAKLGRLVKALEDCKLTSLAENMVDTQQLERSDPTPIPLRERTPRLRRPPRKECSGTLFSPLRSGLMQ, from the exons atGGCAGATAAGACTGTGGATTGTGGGCCGTGGACAGGATGTGCTGTCATGTTCCTGCAGTCTCTCTCCCCCGCTGTGAATCTGCTCTCTCTCTACAAAGACCCGCAGGAGGGAAAGTTCATCATTTTCAAAGTCATAAAGCTGACACTCATAG ATTCTGCAGGAGGTCTGGGTGGTTATGAGATACTCAAAGTCCACGACGCTGATCCCTTTCTGGGGGTGGAGGTGAAGTTTGTGGATGTGGGGGTATGTCAGCAGTTCCTTGAAAGCTACAGCTCTGGAGCAGTGCACCAATCCCTCTCTCAGCACTCCTGCCGACTCCTCGCTCTGTCCCAAGAGCTCCGAGTGGAAACCCAGCTGAAGGCCAGCACACACATCCTGGATCTCCACCTGGACAAGCTGGAACTGTGTCTACAACATATTCACCTGTCACAG CCGGAGCGCCTCTGTGACGAGGAGATCGATCGTctggagcagctgctgaagaTTCAGGCGCTCCGTCCCGCCGTGCAGTCGCCTGCCAGCACACCAGAGGAATCACAAGTCCCCAGCAACTGCTTCAAGTTCCAGAACAGAGTATTTG AGGATCGAATGCTGACGGCGGCAGACGTTCAGAGCTTTTCCAACGGAGTGGGCCGTCAGTGGAAGAATGTAGGGAGGGTCCTGGGGAAGAGCTGCCGGGCTCTGAAGGGCCCCGCCATAGACAACCTGGCCTACGAGTACGAGAGAGAAGGGCTGTACGAGCAAGCCTATCAGCTGCTCAGCCGCTTCATCCAGGCGGAGGGGAGAGAGGCCAAGCTGGGCCGACTGGTCAAAGCACTGGAGGACTGCAAACTCACCAGTCTGGCTGAAAACATGGTGGATACGCAGCA GCTCGAGCGCAGCGACCCCACCCCCATTCCCCTCAGAGAGCGAACGCCGAGGCTCAGACGCCCACCGAGGAAAGAGTGTTCCGGGACTCTGTTCAGCCCTCTTCGGTCAGGCCTAATGCAGTAG
- the tradd gene encoding tumor necrosis factor receptor type 1-associated DEATH domain protein isoform X2: MADKTVDCGPWTGCAVMFLQSLSPAVNLLSLYKDPQEGKFIIFKVIKLTLIDSAGGLGGYEILKVHDADPFLGVEVKFVDVGVCQQFLESYSSGAVHQSLSQHSCRLLALSQELRVETQLKASTHILDLHLDKLELCLQHIHLSQPERLCDEEIDRLEQLLKIQALRPAVQSPASTPEESQVPSNCFKFQNRVFEDRMLTAADVQSFSNGVGRQWKNVGRVLGKSCRALKGPAIDNLAYEYEREGLYEQAYQLLSRFIQAEGREAKLGRLVKALEDCKLTSLAENMVDTQQ; encoded by the exons atGGCAGATAAGACTGTGGATTGTGGGCCGTGGACAGGATGTGCTGTCATGTTCCTGCAGTCTCTCTCCCCCGCTGTGAATCTGCTCTCTCTCTACAAAGACCCGCAGGAGGGAAAGTTCATCATTTTCAAAGTCATAAAGCTGACACTCATAG ATTCTGCAGGAGGTCTGGGTGGTTATGAGATACTCAAAGTCCACGACGCTGATCCCTTTCTGGGGGTGGAGGTGAAGTTTGTGGATGTGGGGGTATGTCAGCAGTTCCTTGAAAGCTACAGCTCTGGAGCAGTGCACCAATCCCTCTCTCAGCACTCCTGCCGACTCCTCGCTCTGTCCCAAGAGCTCCGAGTGGAAACCCAGCTGAAGGCCAGCACACACATCCTGGATCTCCACCTGGACAAGCTGGAACTGTGTCTACAACATATTCACCTGTCACAG CCGGAGCGCCTCTGTGACGAGGAGATCGATCGTctggagcagctgctgaagaTTCAGGCGCTCCGTCCCGCCGTGCAGTCGCCTGCCAGCACACCAGAGGAATCACAAGTCCCCAGCAACTGCTTCAAGTTCCAGAACAGAGTATTTG AGGATCGAATGCTGACGGCGGCAGACGTTCAGAGCTTTTCCAACGGAGTGGGCCGTCAGTGGAAGAATGTAGGGAGGGTCCTGGGGAAGAGCTGCCGGGCTCTGAAGGGCCCCGCCATAGACAACCTGGCCTACGAGTACGAGAGAGAAGGGCTGTACGAGCAAGCCTATCAGCTGCTCAGCCGCTTCATCCAGGCGGAGGGGAGAGAGGCCAAGCTGGGCCGACTGGTCAAAGCACTGGAGGACTGCAAACTCACCAGTCTGGCTGAAAACATGGTGGATACGCAGCAGTAA